The Epinephelus lanceolatus isolate andai-2023 chromosome 16, ASM4190304v1, whole genome shotgun sequence nucleotide sequence CATCTGGAGGCCAAACAGTGAGCAACCTACAAGAGCTGGTTGTTTGTAAGGCCACTACATAACTCCCCTTTCTCCAAAACTCACCGAGCAGATTTCCTTGACTTCTGACTTGGTGATGTATCCATTCTTGTCCACGTCAAACAGCGAGAAGGCCCATTCCAGTTTCCTGGTGGTCTTCCCTGTTGATGTCATGTGGAGAGCAATGATGTACTCCTTGAAGTCCAGTGTGCCATCGTCGTTTGTGTCGAAGGAGCGGAAGACGTGTTGGGCGTATGTTTGGGCGTCACTTTCTGGGAAGAACTTGCTGTAGATGCTCTGAAACTCCTCTTTTGTGATGCGCCCTGTTGGACACTGCCTCTTGAAGTTTTCATACCACTGGACAATCTCAGTCTCTGAGAACTTGGTGTTGAGTTTCAGGTCCTCCAGGATCTCTTTGGACACAGCGCCGCTCTTGCTGTTACCCATTGTTGATGTTGTTGGTGATGCTTTAGAGCTAAGTGTGAACTTGTAGCTCTTGAGCTCTTCTAGGGCAATTAACTCACAGATTCAACCTAGGGAGTCACCTCCTCTACTCTGTCAAAGAGGTAAACAGAAGACTATTCCTCTTGAGTGGCTGCAGTATCCTTCTTGATCCTGGTCCTGGCCTACAGTTCAGTCCACAGAAGCATATGCTGTGAAAAGAGCAGAAGCTGCTT carries:
- the LOC117263923 gene encoding recoverin-like, with product MGNSKSGAVSKEILEDLKLNTKFSETEIVQWYENFKRQCPTGRITKEEFQSIYSKFFPESDAQTYAQHVFRSFDTNDDGTLDFKEYIIALHMTSTGKTTRKLEWAFSLFDVDKNGYITKSEVKEICSAIFKLIPKDELNSLADDENTAEKRADKLWTFFEKGDNERVAEGEFIQGVLDNEDALRLIQYQPSK